The following are encoded together in the Gordonia insulae genome:
- a CDS encoding acetyl-CoA acetyltransferase has protein sequence MSRKVAIAGVALSDVGKVDDKNAYELMAQASRRALAQTGLTPSDIDGLASTSQGTLPPTDVGEYLGIKPRWIDSTSVGGASWEVMVSHATDAIAAGHADVVLLTYGSTARADIRKGLRGANINWGARGPLQWDAPYGHTLISKYAMAARRHMHQYGTTIEQLAEVAVSARFNAADNPEAMYRDPITIDDVVSGPMIADPFTKLHCCIRSDGGAAVILVAEDRVPDLKSPPVWVLGSADATSHMLTSQWDDMTVGPAAITGPLAFERAGLKPSDVDVAEIYDAFTYMLLLTIEDLGFCEKGEGGAFVAKQSLRLGGELPTNTDGGGLSACHPGQRGLFLLVEAARQLRGECGPRQVSDARIACVSGTGGWFCSSGTVLLGSEKP, from the coding sequence GTGAGTCGCAAGGTTGCCATCGCCGGGGTCGCGCTGTCCGATGTGGGCAAGGTGGACGACAAAAATGCCTATGAACTGATGGCGCAGGCCAGTCGGCGGGCCTTGGCTCAGACAGGACTGACGCCTTCCGACATCGACGGTCTCGCATCGACGAGTCAGGGCACGCTGCCCCCCACCGATGTCGGCGAGTACCTCGGCATCAAGCCGAGGTGGATCGACTCGACCTCTGTCGGTGGCGCCTCGTGGGAGGTGATGGTCTCCCATGCCACCGATGCGATCGCCGCGGGTCATGCCGACGTGGTCCTGCTCACGTACGGATCCACGGCACGCGCCGACATCCGAAAGGGATTGCGCGGCGCCAACATCAACTGGGGTGCACGTGGCCCCCTGCAGTGGGATGCCCCCTATGGGCACACCCTCATCTCGAAGTACGCCATGGCCGCCCGCCGACACATGCACCAGTATGGGACAACGATCGAGCAGTTGGCCGAGGTCGCGGTGTCGGCCAGATTCAATGCCGCAGACAATCCCGAAGCGATGTACCGGGATCCGATCACGATCGATGATGTCGTCTCCGGCCCGATGATCGCCGACCCATTCACCAAGTTGCACTGCTGCATCCGCTCGGACGGCGGGGCTGCGGTGATCCTCGTGGCCGAGGACCGAGTGCCCGATCTCAAGTCGCCGCCGGTATGGGTGCTCGGCTCGGCCGACGCCACCTCCCACATGCTGACCAGTCAGTGGGATGACATGACGGTGGGGCCCGCCGCGATCACCGGCCCTCTCGCGTTCGAGCGGGCCGGTCTGAAACCGTCCGATGTGGATGTAGCCGAGATCTACGACGCGTTCACCTACATGCTGCTGTTGACCATCGAGGACCTCGGTTTCTGCGAGAAAGGCGAGGGAGGGGCATTTGTCGCCAAGCAGAGTCTTCGGCTCGGAGGCGAGCTGCCGACCAATACCGACGGAGGCGGACTGTCGGCGTGTCACCCCGGCCAGCGTGGACTCTTCCTCCTCGTCGAAGCAGCGCGGCAACTGCGCGGTGAGTGCGGCCCGCGCCAGGTTTCGGATGCAAGGATCGCGTGTGTCAGCGGGACCGGCGGCTGGTTCTGCTCGAGCGGGACGGTGCTGCTCGGCTCGGAGAAGCCGTGA